acaataaacacaaaaggAAAAAGAGGACAAAAATATAGATCATTGTGTAATCAATCAgttgttacttttagctaacttatttatttacataatgGTGTTGTTTCTGGAGAACTGTCTGGCTAGTTCTCActgtctcattgtctttttctctttcacagTAAGGGATGTGAGGGTTGGTCCAGCCCTGACCTTTAAGGAGATGTCTGGAAACTCAAAGCGTTACCTGGAAGCCAGTGGAGAGTGGGAGCTGGTGGACATACTGGGAGAGACCTCTATCCTCCAGTTTGGGATAGATGAGTGGGACATTATCACCTTCTGGGTGAGGGAAAATAGTTAACTTCTCT
The nucleotide sequence above comes from Epinephelus moara isolate mb unplaced genomic scaffold, YSFRI_EMoa_1.0 scaffold496, whole genome shotgun sequence. Encoded proteins:
- the LOC126387486 gene encoding 5-hydroxytryptamine receptor 3C-like, which produces VDDDVSQACPYVYVNHTGHIRWDRMLRLVSACNLEIFSFPFDVQNCTFTFGSYMHTIRDVRVGPALTFKEMSGNSKRYLEASGEWELVDILGETSILQFGIDEWDIITFWVRENS